In Pseudomonas alcaliphila JAB1, a single window of DNA contains:
- the tnpB gene encoding IS66 family insertion sequence element accessory protein TnpB (TnpB, as the term is used for proteins encoded by IS66 family insertion elements, is considered an accessory protein, since TnpC, encoded by a neighboring gene, is a DDE family transposase.), translating to MMRPDAKVQKVYLYPKPVDFRKSINGLAALVELDIKVEVFNPVLFVFLNRTRSQVKILYWERNGFCLWLKRLEAERFKTKPDAGDEAIELTVDELNWLLDGIDLWRNRPHQILTPRFVT from the coding sequence ATGATGCGTCCCGACGCCAAGGTCCAAAAGGTTTATCTGTATCCCAAGCCTGTCGACTTCCGCAAATCCATCAATGGCCTGGCGGCGCTGGTCGAGCTGGACATCAAGGTGGAAGTGTTCAACCCGGTGCTGTTCGTGTTCCTCAATCGCACCCGCAGCCAGGTCAAGATTCTCTACTGGGAGCGCAATGGCTTCTGCCTGTGGCTCAAGCGTCTGGAAGCCGAGCGCTTCAAGACCAAACCCGATGCCGGTGACGAGGCCATTGAGCTGACGGTCGATGAGTTGAACTGGCTGCTCGACGGCATCGACCTGTGGCGTAATCGCCCGCACCAGATACTGACGCCGCGCTTCGTAACCTGA
- the mmsB gene encoding 3-hydroxyisobutyrate dehydrogenase, translated as MTQTAFIGLGHMGLPMARNLLRAGYPLKVFDLVRSAVDTLAGEGAVAADSAADAIDQAKVVISMLPASRHVEGLYLGDDGLLAQLPAGTLVIECSTIAPESARKVHAAARERGIALLDAPVSGGTGGAAAGTLTFMVGGEAQTLERARPMLAAMGKNIFHAGPEGAGQVAKVCNNQVLAVQMIATAEAMAMGVANGLEPAVLAEIMRQSSGGNWTLEKYNPWPGVMENAPASKGYSGGFMAELMAKDLGLAQETASHNGNSAPMGALALQLYRLLLKQGKGKQDFSVVQQLFVQ; from the coding sequence ATGACCCAAACCGCCTTTATCGGCCTCGGCCACATGGGCCTGCCCATGGCCCGCAACCTGCTCCGGGCGGGCTATCCGCTGAAAGTCTTCGACCTGGTGCGCAGCGCCGTCGACACCCTGGCCGGCGAAGGTGCCGTGGCGGCCGATAGCGCCGCCGACGCCATCGATCAGGCAAAGGTGGTGATCAGCATGCTGCCGGCCAGCCGTCATGTGGAGGGCCTGTACCTGGGCGACGACGGCCTGCTTGCGCAGCTGCCCGCCGGCACGCTGGTGATCGAGTGCTCGACCATCGCCCCGGAGTCCGCGCGCAAGGTGCACGCCGCCGCCCGCGAACGCGGTATCGCTCTGCTCGATGCGCCGGTATCCGGCGGCACTGGCGGCGCGGCGGCCGGCACCCTGACCTTCATGGTGGGTGGTGAGGCGCAGACACTGGAAAGAGCCCGGCCAATGCTCGCCGCCATGGGCAAGAACATCTTCCACGCCGGCCCGGAGGGCGCCGGCCAGGTGGCCAAGGTATGCAACAACCAGGTGCTCGCGGTGCAGATGATCGCCACCGCCGAAGCCATGGCCATGGGCGTGGCCAACGGCCTGGAGCCGGCGGTGCTGGCCGAGATCATGCGGCAGAGTTCGGGCGGCAACTGGACGCTGGAGAAGTACAACCCCTGGCCTGGAGTGATGGAAAACGCGCCGGCATCGAAGGGCTACAGCGGCGGTTTCATGGCCGAACTGATGGCCAAAGACCTCGGCCTGGCCCAGGAAACCGCGAGCCACAACGGCAATAGCGCGCCGATGGGCGCCCTGGCACTGCAGCTGTACCGCCTGCTGCTCAAACAGGGCAAGGGCAAGCAGGATTTCTCGGTGGTGCAGCAGTTGTTCGTGCAATAG
- a CDS encoding putative urea ABC transporter substrate-binding protein, with protein sequence MSIRSLLIVLLCACLLGAPTAQAAPKTFKLCWSIFAGWMPWGYAAEQGIVKKWADKYGIDIQVQEVPDYVASIERYSAGQFDACSMTNMDALTIPAAAGKDSTALIIGDFSNGADALLLRGSGKRIQDLKGKSVLLVENSVSHYLLSRALEWALLDESDVTIINVSDTEIADAFLAGKGDAVITWNPILSEIRRKAEVSQVFSSNLIPGEILDLTVVSSQALAQHPEFGRALTGAWFETQRLLGLPTPAGREARARMAAAADTTAEDFDAQLGTLRSFYSPRSALNFARTGKLPDLMQRVAHFADAHGLLGKSGMGLTNLGIEFSGEKTLGNPQRILLRFNHRYMELAADGAL encoded by the coding sequence ATGTCCATTCGCTCCCTGCTCATCGTCCTGCTCTGTGCCTGCCTGCTTGGCGCTCCGACAGCCCAGGCCGCGCCTAAAACCTTCAAGCTGTGCTGGTCGATATTCGCCGGCTGGATGCCCTGGGGCTACGCCGCCGAACAGGGCATCGTGAAGAAATGGGCGGACAAGTACGGCATTGACATTCAGGTGCAGGAAGTGCCGGATTATGTCGCTTCCATCGAGCGCTACAGCGCCGGCCAGTTCGACGCCTGCAGCATGACCAACATGGACGCCCTGACCATTCCCGCCGCTGCCGGCAAGGACAGCACCGCGCTGATCATCGGCGACTTCTCCAATGGTGCCGACGCTCTGCTGCTGCGTGGCAGCGGCAAGAGAATCCAGGACCTGAAAGGCAAGAGCGTGCTGCTGGTGGAGAACTCGGTCTCGCACTACCTGCTCAGCCGCGCGCTGGAGTGGGCCCTGCTCGATGAAAGCGACGTGACCATCATCAACGTCTCCGATACCGAAATCGCTGATGCCTTCCTCGCCGGCAAGGGCGACGCGGTGATCACCTGGAACCCGATCCTCTCCGAGATTCGGCGCAAGGCCGAGGTCAGCCAGGTGTTCAGCTCCAATCTGATTCCCGGTGAAATCCTCGACCTCACCGTGGTCAGCAGCCAGGCCCTTGCTCAGCACCCGGAATTCGGCCGCGCGCTGACCGGTGCCTGGTTCGAGACCCAGCGTCTGCTCGGCCTGCCCACCCCAGCCGGCCGTGAAGCCCGGGCCAGAATGGCAGCCGCCGCCGACACCACCGCGGAAGACTTCGACGCCCAGTTGGGCACCCTGCGCTCGTTCTATTCGCCGCGCAGCGCGCTGAACTTCGCGCGCACCGGAAAGCTGCCGGACCTCATGCAACGGGTCGCGCACTTTGCCGATGCTCACGGCCTGCTGGGCAAGAGCGGCATGGGCCTGACCAATCTGGGTATCGAATTCAGTGGCGAGAAGACGCTGGGCAACCCGCAGCGCATTCTGCTGCGCTTCAACCATCGCTATATGGAACTGGCCGCCGATGGGGCGCTGTAA
- a CDS encoding enoyl-CoA hydratase/isomerase family protein, with the protein MNLQLEERPSLHGYRIGIASLDAEKSLNALSLPMIEALDERLKAWAEDSTIACVMLRGNGPKAFCAGGDVVQLVNQCREQPGEIPALARRFFADEYRLDHRIHTYPKPFICWAHGHVLGGGMGLMQGAGIRIVTPSSRLGMPEINIGLYPDVGGSWFLARLPGRLGLFLGLTAASINARDALDLNLADRCLRDDQQDALLEGLVQLNWREQPAAQLHSLLRALENEARSELPAAQWLPRRERIDELLDVADLPAAVHAISALQADDDAPLARAAKTLAHGCPLTAHLVWEQIRRARHLSLAEVFRMEYAMSLNCCRYPEFPEGVRARLIDKDQTPHWHWPDVATIPAAVVEAHFAPAWDGEHPLADL; encoded by the coding sequence ATGAACCTGCAACTCGAAGAACGCCCCAGCCTGCACGGCTACCGCATCGGCATCGCCAGCCTCGACGCGGAAAAGAGCCTCAACGCCCTCTCCCTGCCGATGATCGAAGCACTCGACGAACGCCTGAAGGCCTGGGCAGAAGACTCGACCATCGCCTGCGTGATGCTGCGCGGCAACGGCCCCAAGGCCTTCTGCGCCGGCGGCGATGTCGTGCAACTGGTCAATCAGTGTCGCGAACAGCCAGGCGAAATACCGGCCCTGGCACGACGTTTCTTCGCCGACGAATATCGCCTCGACCATCGCATCCACACCTACCCCAAACCCTTCATCTGCTGGGCCCACGGCCATGTGCTGGGCGGCGGCATGGGCCTGATGCAGGGCGCCGGCATCCGTATCGTCACCCCGAGCAGCCGCCTGGGCATGCCGGAAATCAACATCGGTCTGTATCCGGATGTCGGCGGCAGCTGGTTCCTCGCTCGCCTGCCGGGTCGCCTGGGGCTGTTCCTTGGCCTCACCGCCGCCAGCATCAATGCCCGCGATGCGCTGGACCTGAACCTGGCTGATCGCTGCCTGCGCGACGACCAGCAGGACGCCCTGCTCGAAGGCCTGGTGCAACTGAACTGGCGCGAACAACCCGCGGCGCAACTGCACAGCCTGCTGCGCGCGCTGGAGAACGAAGCGCGCAGCGAGCTGCCGGCGGCCCAATGGTTACCGCGCCGCGAGCGTATCGACGAGCTGCTCGACGTCGCCGACCTGCCCGCCGCCGTTCATGCCATCAGCGCCCTGCAGGCGGATGACGACGCCCCGCTCGCCCGCGCCGCCAAGACCCTGGCCCATGGCTGCCCGCTGACGGCACACCTGGTCTGGGAGCAAATCCGCCGCGCGCGGCACCTGTCGCTGGCCGAAGTGTTTCGCATGGAGTACGCCATGAGCCTGAACTGCTGCCGCTACCCGGAATTCCCCGAAGGCGTGCGCGCCCGTCTGATCGACAAGGATCAAACGCCGCATTGGCACTGGCCGGACGTGGCCACAATCCCCGCCGCCGTGGTCGAAGCGCACTTCGCACCGGCCTGGGACGGCGAACATCCGTTGGCGGATCTGTAG
- a CDS encoding ABC transporter ATP-binding protein encodes MEARNLWQEYGDLIVLERLNIKVDEGEFCTLVGASGCGKSTFLRMLLGQERPSRGELLLGGQALPNEPDPSRGVVFQRYSVFPHLSVLDNVALGLELPKSKLLGRLFGVAKREARERAAEILTKVGLGHALNKYPSALSGGMQQRLAIAQALVMQPRMLLLDEPFGALDPGIRKDMHALLLELWKETRLTVFMVTHDLSEGFSLGTRLLVFDKVRHDPQAPNAYGARITYDIPLNAARRAQTQLPSELAERISAR; translated from the coding sequence ATCGAAGCGCGCAACCTGTGGCAGGAATACGGCGACCTGATCGTGCTCGAACGCCTCAACATCAAGGTCGACGAGGGTGAGTTCTGCACACTGGTCGGCGCCTCCGGCTGTGGCAAATCCACCTTTCTGCGCATGCTGCTCGGCCAGGAACGCCCGAGCCGTGGCGAGCTGCTGCTGGGCGGCCAGGCGCTGCCCAACGAGCCCGATCCAAGCCGTGGCGTGGTGTTCCAGCGCTACTCGGTATTCCCCCACCTGAGCGTGCTGGACAACGTCGCCCTGGGCCTGGAGCTGCCGAAATCGAAGCTGCTGGGCCGGTTGTTCGGCGTGGCCAAACGCGAAGCTCGCGAACGCGCCGCGGAAATCCTCACCAAGGTCGGCCTCGGCCATGCCCTGAACAAATACCCCAGCGCGCTTTCCGGTGGCATGCAGCAACGCCTGGCCATCGCCCAGGCACTGGTGATGCAACCGCGCATGCTGCTGCTCGACGAGCCGTTCGGCGCCCTTGACCCCGGCATCCGCAAGGACATGCACGCGCTGCTGCTGGAGCTGTGGAAGGAAACCCGCCTGACCGTATTCATGGTCACCCACGACCTGTCCGAAGGCTTCAGCCTCGGCACCCGCCTGCTGGTGTTCGACAAAGTGCGCCACGACCCGCAGGCGCCCAACGCCTACGGCGCGCGCATCACCTACGACATCCCGCTGAACGCGGCACGCCGGGCGCAGACACAATTGCCCAGCGAACTGGCCGAGCGTATCTCCGCGCGCTAA
- a CDS encoding urea amidolyase associated protein UAAP1, with the protein MNTALTLRPTLYEETVPGGGHTSFILKRGQLLRITDIEGGANVSLLLFNAAEKSERLNLPDTLKCQHTAKLTAGHCLYSDMGKVLAAITADTCGWHDSFGGVLNADEVLEKYGQGRYQELRNGFFRNGMDNLLVEMGKWDLNLLDLLMNLNLFSRVDVDAEGAFHFQPGNSKAGDYIELYAPMDTLVVLTALQHPMDPNPQYAPKPVQLRLSKVDSDGITVLCRTSRPENGRGFHNTERQYI; encoded by the coding sequence ATGAACACTGCCCTCACTCTCCGCCCCACCCTCTATGAGGAAACCGTGCCCGGCGGCGGCCACACTTCCTTCATCCTCAAGCGTGGCCAACTGCTGCGCATCACCGATATAGAAGGCGGCGCCAACGTCAGCCTGCTGCTGTTCAACGCGGCTGAGAAAAGCGAGCGCCTGAACCTGCCCGACACCCTCAAGTGCCAACACACCGCCAAGCTCACCGCTGGGCACTGCCTGTACTCGGACATGGGCAAGGTGCTGGCCGCCATCACCGCCGATACCTGCGGTTGGCACGACAGCTTCGGCGGCGTGCTGAATGCCGACGAAGTGTTGGAGAAGTACGGCCAGGGCCGCTATCAGGAACTGCGCAACGGCTTCTTCCGCAACGGCATGGACAACCTGCTGGTGGAAATGGGCAAGTGGGACCTGAACCTGCTCGACTTGCTGATGAACCTCAACCTGTTCAGCCGCGTGGACGTCGACGCCGAGGGCGCCTTCCACTTTCAACCCGGCAACAGCAAAGCCGGTGACTACATCGAGCTGTACGCGCCGATGGACACCCTGGTGGTGCTCACCGCTCTGCAACACCCGATGGATCCCAACCCACAGTACGCGCCCAAGCCGGTGCAACTCCGCTTAAGCAAGGTCGACAGCGACGGCATCACCGTGCTCTGCCGCACCTCGCGCCCGGAAAACGGCCGCGGCTTCCACAACACCGAACGCCAGTACATCTGA
- a CDS encoding 2-oxoglutarate and iron-dependent oxygenase domain-containing protein, which produces MAHSHFTSIPLIDVARLYSDDLAERQRVADELGRAAHEVGFLQITGHGISRDLRDGLIQQARSFFARPLEEKMRFYIGQSSNHSGYVPEGEEQFAGGSKDLKEAYDVNYDYTEAAQVYPLLGPTQWPDSADFKREVGAYYRAALALGDTLFRGFALALGLAEDTFAGITRQPTSQLRMIHYPLDPDPVADRPGIGAHTDYECFTILLPTAEGLQVLNGDGQWIDVPLVEDTFVINIGDMLEVLSNGHFVATSHRVRKVSEERFAFPLFCACDYPTRIAPIAGLPARGERVYTPVSCGDHLFAQTAQTFRYLRERLEDGSLQLPDGAAGLSSFGQNRQEVTV; this is translated from the coding sequence ATGGCGCATAGCCATTTCACGTCCATTCCTCTGATCGACGTTGCCAGGCTTTACTCAGACGACCTTGCCGAACGCCAGCGCGTTGCCGATGAGCTGGGTCGCGCTGCCCACGAGGTCGGCTTTCTGCAGATCACCGGGCACGGTATTTCGCGTGATCTGCGCGACGGGCTGATCCAGCAGGCGCGCAGTTTCTTCGCCCGCCCGCTGGAGGAGAAGATGCGCTTCTATATCGGCCAGTCGAGCAACCACAGCGGTTACGTGCCGGAGGGTGAGGAGCAGTTCGCCGGTGGCAGCAAGGATCTCAAGGAAGCCTACGACGTCAATTACGACTACACCGAGGCGGCGCAGGTCTATCCGCTGCTCGGCCCGACCCAGTGGCCGGACTCGGCGGACTTCAAGCGCGAGGTCGGCGCTTACTACCGCGCGGCGCTGGCGCTGGGCGACACACTGTTTCGTGGCTTCGCCCTGGCGCTGGGGCTGGCCGAGGACACCTTCGCTGGCATCACCCGGCAGCCCACCAGCCAGCTGCGCATGATTCATTACCCGCTCGATCCCGATCCGGTAGCCGACCGCCCTGGTATCGGCGCGCACACCGACTACGAGTGCTTCACCATCCTCTTGCCTACCGCTGAAGGCTTGCAGGTGCTCAACGGCGATGGCCAGTGGATCGACGTGCCGCTGGTGGAGGACACCTTCGTGATCAACATCGGCGACATGCTCGAGGTGCTCAGCAATGGTCATTTCGTCGCCACCTCGCATCGCGTGCGCAAGGTCAGCGAGGAGCGCTTCGCCTTCCCGCTGTTCTGCGCCTGTGACTACCCGACGCGCATCGCCCCGATTGCCGGCCTGCCGGCGCGCGGTGAGCGCGTGTACACGCCTGTGAGCTGTGGCGATCACCTGTTCGCCCAGACGGCGCAGACCTTCCGCTATCTGCGCGAGCGCCTGGAGGACGGTTCGCTGCAACTGCCGGATGGTGCGGCGGGTTTGTCCAGCTTTGGCCAGAACCGCCAGGAGGTGACGGTATGA
- a CDS encoding IS66 family transposase translates to MIAVPESLPDDPILLKHLLLLASEQAAAKDARIEQLQEQVALLRHKLFSPKSERSPEDADSPQLAMFNEAEELIEALAAEPAEAEAEEVVAPVKRRGKRKPLPANLPRVEVIHELPEHELTCACGACKQVIGEETSEQLEIIPMQVRVIRHIRKTYACKACETAPVTADKPAQLIEKSLASPSVLAMLLTTKYADGIPLYRFERMLSRHGVDIPRQTLARWVIQSGEQLQPLLNLMRDKLFEYPVLHCDETRLQVLHELGRDPSAQSWMWVQSGGPPDKPVILFDYTASRAQEVPLRLLDGYRGYLMTDDYAGYNAVAARDGIERLACWAHARRKFVEAQKVQPKGKTGRADMALNLINKLYGIERDLKEVDDSERLAARQQRSQPLLDQLKAWLDKTQSQVAGQTALGKAVNYLASNWSRLVRYIEGGHLPIDNNRAENAIRPFVIGRKNWLFSDTPKGATASAQIYSLIETAKANGQEPYAWLRHILERLPAAQSVEDYEALLPWNCSPASASAS, encoded by the coding sequence ATGATCGCCGTGCCCGAGTCCCTTCCTGACGACCCAATCCTGCTCAAGCATTTACTGCTGCTGGCCAGTGAACAGGCGGCTGCGAAAGATGCTCGCATAGAACAACTTCAGGAACAGGTCGCCCTGCTGCGCCACAAGCTGTTCTCGCCTAAGTCCGAGCGCAGCCCTGAAGATGCCGACTCACCGCAGTTGGCCATGTTCAACGAGGCCGAAGAGCTGATCGAAGCGCTGGCCGCCGAGCCAGCCGAAGCCGAAGCCGAAGAAGTCGTTGCGCCGGTCAAGCGCCGTGGCAAACGCAAGCCGCTGCCGGCCAACCTGCCGCGTGTGGAGGTCATCCATGAGCTGCCCGAGCACGAACTGACCTGCGCCTGCGGCGCCTGCAAACAGGTCATCGGTGAAGAGACCAGCGAGCAGCTGGAGATCATCCCGATGCAGGTGCGGGTCATCCGCCACATCCGCAAGACCTACGCCTGCAAGGCCTGTGAAACCGCGCCGGTCACCGCCGACAAGCCGGCACAACTGATCGAGAAGAGCCTGGCCAGCCCCAGCGTATTGGCGATGCTGCTGACCACCAAGTACGCCGACGGCATCCCGCTGTACCGCTTCGAGAGGATGCTCAGCCGCCACGGCGTCGACATCCCACGGCAGACCCTGGCGCGTTGGGTGATCCAAAGTGGCGAGCAACTGCAACCGCTGCTCAACCTGATGCGCGACAAACTGTTCGAATACCCCGTGTTGCACTGCGACGAAACGCGTCTGCAGGTGCTGCATGAACTGGGACGCGACCCCTCGGCACAATCCTGGATGTGGGTGCAAAGCGGTGGGCCGCCGGACAAGCCGGTGATCCTTTTCGACTACACAGCCAGCCGTGCGCAGGAGGTGCCGCTACGCCTGCTCGATGGCTACCGCGGCTACCTGATGACCGACGACTACGCCGGCTACAACGCCGTGGCTGCACGCGACGGCATCGAGCGGTTGGCCTGCTGGGCGCATGCGCGGCGCAAGTTCGTCGAGGCGCAGAAAGTGCAGCCCAAGGGCAAGACCGGCCGTGCCGACATGGCGCTGAACCTGATCAACAAGCTTTACGGCATCGAGCGCGATCTTAAAGAGGTCGACGACAGCGAACGCCTGGCCGCCCGCCAGCAACGCAGCCAGCCGCTGCTCGACCAACTCAAGGCCTGGCTGGACAAAACCCAGTCGCAGGTCGCTGGGCAGACGGCCCTGGGCAAGGCGGTGAACTACCTGGCCAGCAACTGGAGCAGGCTGGTGCGCTACATCGAAGGTGGGCATCTACCGATCGACAACAACCGCGCCGAGAACGCCATCCGACCGTTCGTCATCGGCCGCAAGAATTGGCTGTTCAGCGACACGCCCAAGGGTGCCACGGCCAGCGCGCAGATCTACAGCCTGATCGAAACCGCGAAAGCCAACGGGCAGGAGCCCTACGCCTGGCTGCGCCACATCCTTGAACGCCTGCCTGCGGCACAGAGCGTCGAAGACTACGAAGCGCTGCTGCCGTGGAACTGCTCGCCAGCTTCTGCCTCTGCTTCCTGA
- a CDS encoding putative urea ABC transporter substrate-binding protein, which translates to MRKYRLLSFAAAGLAAVLSFSAHAEKKDNFSVCWTLYAGWMPWGHASTSGIIDKWAKKYGISIDVVQLNDYVESINQYSVGQFDGCTMTNMDALTIPAAGGVDSTALIVGDYSNGNDGLLIKGEGKTLADLKGMRVNLVELSVSHYFLARALETAGMSERDVTVVNTSDADIIAAYTTPSVQAAATWNPMLAEIIAQPGSTQVFDSSKIPGEILDMMVVNTQTLKDNPDFGKALVGAWFEILELMQSGTPEATEALTEMAKASGTDLAGYQSQLATTKLFYTPKETLDFVTSPALPETMTKVANFSFEHGILGEGARSADAIGMTFAGDVTTGDSANIKLRFDPSYIQMAVDGKL; encoded by the coding sequence ATGCGCAAGTACCGTCTGCTCTCCTTCGCCGCTGCCGGTCTGGCCGCGGTGCTCAGCTTCAGCGCTCATGCCGAGAAGAAAGACAACTTCAGCGTCTGCTGGACGCTTTACGCCGGCTGGATGCCCTGGGGCCACGCCAGCACCTCCGGCATCATCGACAAATGGGCGAAGAAATACGGCATCAGCATCGATGTCGTGCAGCTCAATGACTATGTCGAGTCCATCAACCAGTACAGCGTCGGCCAGTTCGACGGCTGCACCATGACCAACATGGACGCCCTGACCATCCCCGCCGCAGGTGGCGTGGACTCCACCGCGCTGATCGTCGGCGACTACTCCAACGGCAACGACGGCCTGCTGATCAAGGGCGAAGGCAAGACCCTGGCCGATCTCAAGGGCATGCGCGTCAACCTGGTGGAACTCTCGGTCTCCCACTACTTCCTCGCCCGTGCCCTGGAAACCGCAGGCATGAGCGAGCGCGACGTGACGGTGGTGAACACCTCCGATGCCGACATCATCGCCGCCTATACCACCCCCAGCGTGCAGGCTGCCGCCACCTGGAACCCGATGCTCGCCGAGATCATCGCCCAGCCCGGCAGCACCCAGGTTTTCGACTCATCGAAGATCCCCGGTGAAATTCTCGACATGATGGTGGTCAACACCCAGACCCTGAAGGACAACCCGGACTTCGGCAAAGCCCTGGTCGGCGCCTGGTTCGAGATTCTCGAACTGATGCAGTCCGGCACGCCCGAAGCCACCGAAGCCCTGACCGAAATGGCCAAGGCCTCCGGTACCGACCTGGCCGGCTACCAGTCGCAACTGGCGACCACCAAGCTGTTCTACACGCCGAAAGAAACCCTGGATTTCGTCACCAGCCCGGCCCTGCCGGAGACCATGACCAAGGTCGCCAATTTCAGCTTCGAGCACGGCATCCTCGGCGAAGGCGCCCGCAGCGCCGACGCCATCGGCATGACCTTCGCCGGCGACGTGACTACCGGCGACAGCGCCAACATCAAGCTGCGTTTCGACCCGAGCTACATACAGATGGCTGTCGACGGCAAGCTCTGA
- a CDS encoding urea amidolyase associated protein UAAP2: protein MTLTASNLHPETAVFRHTIPAGEPYLFEVKAGQTLRLHDLEGNQAIDTLFFAAKNPRERFDPQRTLRKQNNVYLTTGTVLYSNLGKPLLTIVADTCGRHDTLGGACAQESNTVRYALDKRYMHSCRDNFLRASLHDGRLSKRDIGANINFFMNVPVTPEGGLTFEDGISAPGKYVELKAETDVIVLISNCPQLNNPCNGWNPTPAEVLVWE, encoded by the coding sequence ATGACCCTTACCGCCAGCAACCTGCATCCCGAAACCGCCGTGTTCCGCCACACCATCCCGGCGGGCGAACCCTACCTGTTCGAGGTCAAGGCCGGACAGACCCTGCGCCTGCATGACCTGGAAGGCAACCAGGCGATCGACACCCTGTTCTTCGCCGCGAAAAACCCGCGTGAACGCTTCGATCCGCAGCGCACCCTGCGCAAACAGAACAACGTCTACCTGACCACCGGCACGGTGCTCTACTCCAACCTCGGCAAGCCGCTGCTGACCATAGTCGCCGACACCTGCGGTCGCCACGACACCCTCGGCGGCGCCTGCGCGCAGGAGAGCAACACCGTGCGCTACGCCCTGGACAAGCGCTACATGCACAGCTGCCGCGACAACTTCCTGCGCGCCAGCCTGCACGACGGACGTCTGAGCAAGCGCGACATCGGCGCCAACATCAACTTCTTCATGAACGTGCCAGTAACGCCCGAAGGCGGCCTGACCTTCGAGGACGGCATCTCCGCGCCTGGCAAATACGTGGAGCTGAAGGCCGAAACCGACGTCATCGTGCTGATCTCCAACTGCCCGCAGTTGAACAACCCGTGCAACGGCTGGAACCCGACACCAGCCGAGGTGCTGGTCTGGGAGTGA
- a CDS encoding ABC transporter permease: MRLINRHPDRSSRLLLILLPFALLLFVYFTASTSRLAENPNDKLLPSASQMVDAIDRLAFTEDKRSGQYLFWQDTASSLQRLGLGLGIAALLGLVLGIAAGSVPLFGAPLSPLLTVLSMIPPLAILPILFIVFGLGELSKVMLIVIGITPCIARDIEQRAREIPGELLIKAQTLGANSWTLILRLVLPQLMPRLLISLRLMLGSAWLFLIAAEAIASTDGLGYRIFLVRRYMAMDVILPYVVWITLLAWLMDLGLRQVLRLCFPWHEGGKA; this comes from the coding sequence ATGCGCCTGATCAACCGCCACCCGGATCGCAGCAGCCGCCTGCTGCTGATCCTGCTGCCCTTCGCCCTGCTGCTGTTCGTCTATTTCACCGCCTCGACCAGCCGCCTGGCCGAGAACCCCAACGACAAGCTGCTGCCCAGTGCCAGCCAGATGGTCGATGCCATCGACCGCCTGGCCTTCACCGAAGACAAACGCAGCGGCCAGTACCTGTTCTGGCAGGACACCGCCTCCAGCCTGCAACGTCTGGGCCTGGGCCTTGGCATCGCCGCGCTGCTGGGCCTGGTGCTGGGCATTGCCGCCGGTAGCGTGCCGCTGTTCGGCGCACCGCTGTCACCGCTGCTCACGGTGCTGTCGATGATTCCGCCGCTGGCGATCCTGCCGATTCTGTTCATCGTCTTCGGCCTGGGCGAGCTGTCCAAGGTGATGCTGATCGTCATCGGCATCACCCCCTGCATCGCTCGTGACATCGAACAGCGTGCCCGCGAGATTCCCGGCGAGCTGCTGATCAAGGCGCAGACCCTCGGCGCCAACTCCTGGACGCTGATTCTGCGCCTGGTGCTGCCGCAACTGATGCCACGCCTGCTGATCTCGCTGCGCCTGATGCTCGGTTCGGCCTGGCTGTTTCTGATCGCCGCCGAGGCCATCGCCTCGACCGACGGCCTCGGTTACCGCATCTTCCTGGTGCGTCGCTACATGGCCATGGACGTGATCCTGCCCTACGTCGTGTGGATCACCCTGCTGGCCTGGCTGATGGATCTGGGCCTGCGCCAGGTGCTGCGCCTGTGCTTCCCCTGGCATGAAGGAGGCAAGGCATGA